A single Ammospiza caudacuta isolate bAmmCau1 chromosome 14, bAmmCau1.pri, whole genome shotgun sequence DNA region contains:
- the ATG4A gene encoding cysteine protease ATG4A isoform X1: protein MEAVLSRYENQITLLSDYLEEFPETDEPVWILGRQHHLNTDKSKLLLDISARLWFTYRRKFSPIGGTGPSSDAGWGCMLRCGQMMLAQALICRHLGRDWQWEKHKKQPEEYHRILRCFLDRKDCCYSIHQMAQMGVGEGKSIGEWFGPNTVAQVLKKLALFDEWNSLAVYVSMDNTVVIEDIKKMCWCPAQSSSVAHSSAHLHRSALGPNKNTAGLCPGWKPLLLIIPLRLGINHINPVYIDAFKECFKMPQSLGALGGKPNNAYYFIGFLGNELIYLDPHTTQSFVDSEENGTVDDKSFHCQQAPHRMKIMNLDPSVALGFFCKEECDFDNWCSLVQKEILKQQSLRMFELVQKHPPHWPPFIPPSKPEVTTTGAELIESTDKLFELEEEFEILSV from the exons ATGGAGGCCG TTTTGTCTAGGTATGAAAACCAGATCACTCTTTTGTCAGACTACTTAGAAGAATTTCCAGAAACTGATGAGCCAGTGTGGATTTTAGGAAGGCAACACCACCTAAACACAG ACAAATCTAAGTTATTGTTGGATATAAGTGCTCGTCTCTGGTTCACTTACAGAAGAAAGTTTTCACCTATTG GAGGCACCGGTCCCTCGTCTGACGCGGGCTGGGGATGCATGCTGAGGTGTGGGCAGATGATGCTGGCCCAGGCACTGATCTGCAGACATTTAGGAAGAG attGGCAAtgggaaaaacacaaaaagcaaCCAGAAGAATATCATAGAATCTTACGGTGCTTTCTGGATAGAAAAGATTGCTGTTATTCCATCCACCAAATGG CACAGATGGGTGTTGGAGAGGGGAAGTCCATTGGAGAGTGGTTTGGACCAAATACAGTTGCTCAAGTGCTGAA GAAACTTGCTTTATTTGATGAATGGAATTCATTAGCAGTTTATGTATCTATGGACAATACAGTGGTCATCGAGGACATCA AGAAGATGTGCTggtgccctgcccagagcagcagtgttgCCCACAGCAGTGCACATTTGCACAGGAGTGCTCTTGGCCCAAACAAGAACACAGCAGGATTGTGCCCAGGCTGGAAGCCCCTCCTGCTCATTATCCCTCTGCGCCTGGGGATTAATCACATCAACCCAGTGTATATTGATGCATTTAAA GAATGCTTTAAGATGCCACAGTCTTTGGGAGCATTAGGAGGGAAACCCAATAATGCCTATTATTTTATAGGATTTTTAG GCAATGAGCTTATCTACTTGGACCCTCACACCACTCAGAGTTTTGTAGATTCAGAAGAAAATGGCACAGTTGATGACAAGAGCTTCCACTGCCAGCAAGCCCCTCACAGAATGAAGATCATGAATTTGGACCCTTCAGTAGCTTTA GGCTTCTTTTGCAAAGAAGAATGTGATTTTGATAACTGGTGTAGTCTTGTACAAAAG GAGATTCTAAAGCAGCAGAGCCTGCGGATGTTTGAGCTGGTGCAGAAGCACCCACCCCACTGGCCTCCTTTCATACCTCCAAGCAAGCCAGAAGTGACAACCACAGGAGCAG aacttATTGAATCTACTGACAAGCTATTTGAATTGGAAGAAGAATTTGAAATCCTGAGTGTATGA
- the ATG4A gene encoding cysteine protease ATG4A isoform X2, whose translation MLRCGQMMLAQALICRHLGRDWQWEKHKKQPEEYHRILRCFLDRKDCCYSIHQMAQMGVGEGKSIGEWFGPNTVAQVLKKLALFDEWNSLAVYVSMDNTVVIEDIKKMCWCPAQSSSVAHSSAHLHRSALGPNKNTAGLCPGWKPLLLIIPLRLGINHINPVYIDAFKECFKMPQSLGALGGKPNNAYYFIGFLGNELIYLDPHTTQSFVDSEENGTVDDKSFHCQQAPHRMKIMNLDPSVALGFFCKEECDFDNWCSLVQKEILKQQSLRMFELVQKHPPHWPPFIPPSKPEVTTTGAELIESTDKLFELEEEFEILSV comes from the exons ATGCTGAGGTGTGGGCAGATGATGCTGGCCCAGGCACTGATCTGCAGACATTTAGGAAGAG attGGCAAtgggaaaaacacaaaaagcaaCCAGAAGAATATCATAGAATCTTACGGTGCTTTCTGGATAGAAAAGATTGCTGTTATTCCATCCACCAAATGG CACAGATGGGTGTTGGAGAGGGGAAGTCCATTGGAGAGTGGTTTGGACCAAATACAGTTGCTCAAGTGCTGAA GAAACTTGCTTTATTTGATGAATGGAATTCATTAGCAGTTTATGTATCTATGGACAATACAGTGGTCATCGAGGACATCA AGAAGATGTGCTggtgccctgcccagagcagcagtgttgCCCACAGCAGTGCACATTTGCACAGGAGTGCTCTTGGCCCAAACAAGAACACAGCAGGATTGTGCCCAGGCTGGAAGCCCCTCCTGCTCATTATCCCTCTGCGCCTGGGGATTAATCACATCAACCCAGTGTATATTGATGCATTTAAA GAATGCTTTAAGATGCCACAGTCTTTGGGAGCATTAGGAGGGAAACCCAATAATGCCTATTATTTTATAGGATTTTTAG GCAATGAGCTTATCTACTTGGACCCTCACACCACTCAGAGTTTTGTAGATTCAGAAGAAAATGGCACAGTTGATGACAAGAGCTTCCACTGCCAGCAAGCCCCTCACAGAATGAAGATCATGAATTTGGACCCTTCAGTAGCTTTA GGCTTCTTTTGCAAAGAAGAATGTGATTTTGATAACTGGTGTAGTCTTGTACAAAAG GAGATTCTAAAGCAGCAGAGCCTGCGGATGTTTGAGCTGGTGCAGAAGCACCCACCCCACTGGCCTCCTTTCATACCTCCAAGCAAGCCAGAAGTGACAACCACAGGAGCAG aacttATTGAATCTACTGACAAGCTATTTGAATTGGAAGAAGAATTTGAAATCCTGAGTGTATGA
- the PSMD10 gene encoding 26S proteasome non-ATPase regulatory subunit 10 has product MEGAVSDVAVCNLAFAGRLEELRALLLRDRAQATRADQDHRTALHWACSAGHTDVAELLLGLGVPVNDKDDAGWTPLHIAASAGRDEIVKALIAKGAHVNAVNQNGCTPLHYAASKNKQEIAIMLLENGADPDATDHFESTPLHRAAAKGNLKMVQILVQHNATLDIRDSEGNTPLHLACDEERVEEAKLLVSHGASIHIENKEELTPLKVAKGGLGAILKRMVEG; this is encoded by the exons ATGGAGGGCGCGGTGTCGGACGTGGCCGTGTGTAACCTGGCGTTCGCGGGGCGCCTCGAGGAGCTGCGGGCGCTGTTGCTCCGCGATCGGGCCCAGGCCACGCGGGCCGACCAG GATCACCGCACCGCGCTGCACTGGGCCTGCTCGGCGGGACACACGGACGTGGCGGAGCTGCTGCTCGGGCTCGGCGTGCCTGTCAACGACAAGGACGAT GCTGGTTGGACTCCCCTGCACATTGCTGCTTCAGCAGGCCGTGATGAAATTGTGAAAGCCCTCATTGCTAAGGGTGCTCATGTAAATGCTGTCAATCAGAATGGCTGCACACCCCTGCATTATGCAGCCTCCAAAAATAAGCAGGAG ATTGCAATCATGCTTTTGGAGAATGGGGCAGATCCAGATGCAACAGATCATTTTGAATCCACCCCGttacacagagcagcagccaaaggaAACCTAAAAATGGTACAGATCCTTGTGCAGCACAATGCAACTTTGGATATCCGGGACTCTGAAGGGAATACTCCTCT CCATTTAGCCTGCGATGAAGAGAGAGTGGAGGAGGCAAAGCTGCTGGTGTCCCATGGTGCAAGTATTCACATTGAGAATAAAGAAGAGCTGACCCCTCTGAAAGTGGCCAAGGGTGGCCTGGGAGCCATCCTTAAAAGAATGGTGGAAGGCTAG
- the VSIG1 gene encoding V-set and immunoglobulin domain-containing protein 1: MCATVLKIFPILAILAGHTSGVVVTVPEKTVNVTTGGNATLLCTYTSPGTLGNFFIQWSFYSAKESQLHTIYYYSGGQSYSYGAFKNRITASTSPGNASITISNMQPSDTGSYTCEVFSPQGDAGQSQKSVVVNVLVKPSKPFCKVEGTPEKGHLIYLLCNCEEGLPRPTYHWYKVDENTLKPVREQLDPNSGILYIGNLTTFETGYYRCIASNQLGNSTCELDLTAKHSDGGIVAGALIGAILAAAIICIIVWVLTKKAKNRKSSNNEMQEMVQKQSNADYVQVPNEENIPVTTVPSSNATNEYPSVEETAAPATPENDEKQEAGKEETA; this comes from the exons ATGTGTGCAACAGTGCTGAAGATATTTCCAATTCTAGCCATCCTTGCAG GCCACACCAGCGGGGTCGTGGTGACAGTCCCTGAGAAGACAGTGAATGTCACTACAGGTGGAAATGCAACTCTCCTCTGCACATACACCAGTCCTGGAACCCTGGGAAATTTCTTTATTCAGTGGAGTTTTTACAGTGCCAAAGAGAGCCAGCTGCATACC ATCTATTATTATTCAGGAGGCCAGTCTTACTCCTATGGAGCATTTAAGAACAGGATAACAGCTTCAACAAGTCCAGGGAATGCATCAATAACAATCTCCAACATGCAGCCCTCAGACACTGGTTCCTACACCTGTGAAGTTTTCAGCCCTCAGGGTGATGCTGGACAGAGTCAAAAATCTGTGGTTGTCAATGTGCTGG TCAAACCATCAAAACCTTTCTGTAAAGTAGAAGGAACCCCTGAGAAAGGCCATCTGATCTACCTCCTATGCAACTGTGAAGAGGGGTTGCCTCGCCCCACCTACCACTGGTACAAAGTTGATGAGAACACCCTCAAGCCTGTGAGAGAACAACTTG ATCCAAACTCTGGCATTCTTTACATTGGCAACCTCACCACCTTTGAAACTGGCTACTATCGGTGCATAGCCAGCAACCAGCTGGGGAACAGCACCTGTGAGCTGGACCTAACAGCAAAAC attCAGATGGTGGTATTGTTGCTGGAGCACTGATTGGAGCAATTCTGGCAGCTGCTATAATCTGCATTATTGTCTGGGTCTTAACCAAGAAGGCAAAAAATAGGAAGTCATCAAATAATGAGATGCA agaaatggtTCAGAAACAATCCAATGCAGACTATGTTCAGGTACCCAATGAAGAAAACATTCCTGTGACCACAGTTCCATCAAGCAATGCAACAAATGAATACCCAAGTGTTgaggaaacagcagctcctgcaacACCTGAAAATGATGAGAAGCaagaagcaggaaaagaagaaacagcCTAG